Proteins encoded in a region of the Leifsonia sp. PS1209 genome:
- a CDS encoding DEAD/DEAH box helicase, with translation MSNASSRLDAIRTFEHLRDAYFRYYDTPFGLADQRLQEERRALLDRDGGVYRQPLLELRPEYATTGRTLGESVAAAGADPDLAKFAEIGLLTGVHSLYEHQEQALAAGVERGRNMVITAGTGSGKTESFLLPVLSTMLGESRAWTGRGAVQTDWWTADKGTFQSQRVGEVGREAAVRTIVLYPMNALVDDQLIRLRRALDNDAVRSWLDTNRNGHRFYFGRYTGSTPVTGGRANGQAQSELRRYLRETSQRGARAREVAELKNDDDLQYFVPRLDGAEMRSRWDMIDSPPDVLITNYSMLNVMLLRERDGHFFDSTRKWLDNPENRFTLVVDELHTYRGTAGTEVAYLLRTLKRRLGLESRPDQFRVLAASASLDPARDATYLNEFFDTDRGTFIFISGTSVAPAEYQVPSSVDPAKIATADPKTAANVARDAGVVSALRGVLHGDGAGGAKTLGETSEILFPGAREVGASAIANVLAGLGEDPRPGDPRLRAHLFFRNVVGMWACSDPDCSAIDRPHAGRTVGKLYAEPTTRCTCGARVLELLYCQNCGDVFLGGFAPEGQLQKPSVSTVLLADVPELAKLPDQVSLQRTADNYVVYWPHADSALVSLDSPAWTRDTNAVSYAFRRSRLNPLSGELTNMAEGFTGWSFHARIAKDPKTGALRRTPESVSPFPTQCPNCGDDWEIQFGRNGRLPATDPATQRSPIRQMRTGFEKINQVLTTELANDLGDAERKLIVFTDSRQDAAKLSAGLGLRHYQDLLRQLLYLRLVDAANTAGDLDLARAHVKYAQRTPESFAALKRLAERNASALAELRDVWEGAPDSTTADESRLEASLSAPPSLRELASQVSNDLLRMGINPGGPHASLQQSREKEPVRWSELYDWNSPSLSPKGGLTDPQKSLLQDISQSLEEELLQGLFSGGGRDFESLGLGWLALSTDSGPADRPANEATGQSRAALRILADQRRFFRLRSKRLDPTPKLRKYWSAVASADGSSSDAIRDDVLEKAGAAIVEYLIDPALVVLRPGEGRAWVCVRCSRQSLSTGNGYCTKCGSRLPQDSVPVDVSQDYYAWKATRADGMFRLNTAELTGQTDRVDAQSRQSRFQDVFLGASENELTDGVDLLSVTTTMEAGVDIGALSAVVLGNMPPTRFNYQQRVGRAGRRNSPVAIALTVCRGRSHDEYYFERPDRITNEPTPKPYLALNRREIFARSLRSEVLRQAFAEVISTDAGDDPSSNVHGAFGKTAFWQSHLRPRLNTWLRENGEAVSATARSLASGTSFEGSIDDEVRSLSKSLVSEIDEVVASNRHEDLSQLLAEKGLLPMFGFPTSVRYLYLKRPSRSYPWPPRDVIDRDLSMAVSQFAPMSEVVRDGRVYPVVGITSFSPGGSQPQPHPQPLGTETLLAVCRSCSYLGDRGGTAFSTETCPRCGAGPSFYSTVPLREPLGFRSAPGADFEGSFSWSPRAMAARAMTDMNVLHLEESKGARIYSGPGSRYVINDNGGRLFSLQASARSAPEWGGFVSTRAIEAGIVSRSAVGDDDPIDVALGAVQHTDFLFATSAAPTDSAAGLRLNLVAGKRQPYGAVDATESRRAAWYSLAFLLRTVASAALDIQPLELSAGIYSGLVDGSPSTFAFLADTLENGAGFSTHLGSPEFLPTFLDSVRRYLRDLEDPSHADHCNSSCYRCLRDYGNMAYHALLDWRLARDLFGLLEGEPLTIREDFDRTAIERWASAYGATPIASAVPAALYGHPSQGTFVVIVRHAFEAAEETLIAPRLAEAMAEVEGSEAGLSGIVFVDAFTLDRDPRRVLGLIADSAG, from the coding sequence ATGTCAAACGCCAGCAGTCGCCTCGATGCCATTCGGACATTCGAGCATCTTCGGGATGCATATTTCCGTTACTACGACACGCCATTCGGATTGGCGGACCAGCGACTCCAAGAGGAGCGTCGGGCTCTGCTCGACCGGGACGGGGGAGTATATCGGCAGCCGTTACTGGAGTTGCGGCCGGAGTACGCGACCACCGGTAGGACGCTTGGCGAATCTGTCGCTGCGGCCGGCGCGGACCCTGACCTGGCAAAGTTTGCGGAGATTGGTCTACTAACGGGAGTCCACTCTCTCTATGAGCACCAAGAGCAAGCGTTGGCCGCCGGCGTTGAGCGCGGCCGGAATATGGTGATCACCGCCGGTACGGGATCGGGAAAGACAGAGTCATTCCTGTTGCCTGTTCTGTCGACGATGCTCGGCGAGTCCCGAGCTTGGACCGGCAGAGGTGCCGTACAAACCGATTGGTGGACGGCCGACAAAGGCACATTTCAGTCGCAGCGTGTAGGCGAGGTCGGCCGCGAGGCCGCCGTCAGGACGATAGTCCTCTATCCGATGAATGCACTTGTCGACGATCAGCTGATTCGACTTCGCCGAGCTCTCGACAACGACGCGGTTCGCTCTTGGCTCGACACCAATCGGAACGGTCACCGCTTTTACTTCGGGCGATACACGGGATCAACTCCCGTCACCGGCGGCCGAGCCAATGGCCAAGCGCAGTCCGAGCTCCGGCGGTACCTTCGCGAGACTAGTCAGCGCGGAGCGCGAGCGCGCGAGGTGGCGGAATTGAAGAACGATGACGATCTTCAATACTTCGTGCCCCGCCTCGATGGTGCGGAGATGCGTTCGCGATGGGACATGATCGATTCACCCCCGGACGTTCTAATCACGAACTACTCGATGCTGAACGTGATGTTGCTTCGTGAACGTGATGGTCACTTCTTCGATTCGACTCGGAAGTGGCTCGACAATCCGGAGAACCGGTTCACCCTGGTGGTCGACGAACTTCACACCTACCGTGGAACGGCTGGCACAGAGGTTGCCTACCTCCTCCGCACCCTGAAGCGACGCCTGGGTCTCGAGTCCCGACCAGATCAGTTCCGCGTGCTTGCTGCATCGGCTTCGTTGGATCCGGCTCGTGACGCCACTTACCTAAATGAGTTCTTCGACACTGATCGCGGGACGTTCATTTTCATAAGCGGCACAAGCGTGGCGCCCGCCGAATATCAGGTTCCGTCCTCCGTGGACCCCGCGAAGATCGCCACCGCAGATCCAAAAACTGCGGCGAACGTAGCACGAGACGCAGGCGTCGTGAGCGCGCTGCGCGGCGTCTTGCACGGCGACGGCGCCGGTGGCGCGAAGACCCTAGGCGAAACTTCAGAGATACTGTTTCCGGGTGCACGGGAAGTGGGCGCCTCAGCGATTGCGAACGTTCTGGCTGGGTTGGGAGAGGATCCTCGACCAGGCGACCCGAGATTGCGCGCGCATTTGTTCTTCCGCAACGTCGTTGGCATGTGGGCATGTTCGGATCCCGATTGCTCTGCAATCGACCGCCCTCACGCCGGGCGAACAGTTGGAAAACTATACGCTGAGCCGACCACCCGTTGCACATGCGGTGCGCGCGTGCTCGAGCTCCTCTATTGCCAGAATTGCGGTGACGTATTCCTAGGCGGGTTCGCGCCCGAAGGTCAGCTTCAGAAGCCATCAGTCAGCACAGTGCTTCTCGCAGACGTACCTGAACTGGCGAAGCTTCCGGACCAGGTGAGCCTTCAGCGAACCGCAGACAACTATGTGGTCTATTGGCCTCACGCTGACAGCGCGCTAGTCAGCCTGGATTCGCCCGCGTGGACGCGCGATACGAACGCCGTTTCGTACGCCTTCCGGAGAAGTCGGCTCAATCCTCTGTCCGGAGAGTTGACCAACATGGCAGAAGGTTTCACTGGCTGGAGCTTCCACGCGCGCATCGCTAAAGACCCAAAGACCGGGGCCTTGCGCCGAACGCCCGAATCGGTAAGCCCATTTCCCACGCAGTGCCCGAACTGCGGCGACGATTGGGAGATCCAGTTTGGTCGCAATGGCAGGCTCCCAGCAACCGACCCCGCGACGCAGCGTTCGCCGATCCGTCAGATGCGCACCGGTTTCGAGAAGATCAATCAGGTTCTCACGACCGAACTCGCGAACGACCTAGGCGACGCGGAACGCAAACTGATCGTTTTCACGGACAGCCGGCAAGACGCCGCCAAGCTTTCGGCGGGCCTGGGGCTGCGGCATTATCAGGACCTCCTGCGCCAGTTGCTCTATTTGCGGCTAGTTGATGCGGCGAACACCGCCGGGGACCTAGACCTCGCCAGGGCCCACGTGAAGTACGCACAGAGGACCCCAGAGTCGTTTGCGGCTCTCAAGAGGCTGGCGGAACGAAACGCTTCGGCACTTGCCGAGCTTCGCGACGTGTGGGAGGGTGCTCCGGACAGCACCACGGCCGATGAGTCTCGCCTTGAAGCTTCTCTCTCTGCACCTCCCTCTCTGCGGGAGTTAGCGTCGCAGGTATCCAACGACCTCCTTCGCATGGGTATCAATCCAGGTGGACCTCACGCGAGCTTGCAACAGTCCCGGGAAAAGGAACCAGTTCGTTGGTCCGAGCTGTATGACTGGAATTCACCATCCCTCAGTCCAAAGGGCGGACTCACAGACCCTCAGAAATCCCTCCTTCAAGACATCAGCCAATCCCTCGAGGAAGAGCTCTTGCAGGGTCTATTCTCCGGCGGCGGCAGAGACTTCGAGTCGTTGGGATTGGGATGGCTTGCCCTTTCGACTGATTCAGGCCCCGCCGATCGTCCGGCCAACGAGGCGACCGGGCAGTCGCGTGCGGCACTCCGGATCCTCGCGGACCAACGTAGGTTCTTTCGTCTCCGAAGTAAGCGACTCGATCCAACGCCGAAATTACGAAAGTATTGGAGCGCTGTCGCGTCGGCTGACGGATCCAGCAGCGACGCTATCCGGGATGACGTCTTAGAGAAGGCGGGCGCGGCGATCGTCGAGTACCTGATCGACCCTGCGCTCGTGGTACTTAGGCCCGGCGAAGGGCGCGCATGGGTGTGCGTGCGGTGTAGCCGCCAGAGTTTGAGCACTGGAAACGGATATTGCACGAAGTGTGGAAGTCGGCTGCCCCAGGACTCAGTCCCCGTTGATGTGTCCCAGGATTATTACGCGTGGAAGGCAACAAGGGCCGATGGGATGTTCCGGCTCAACACTGCGGAGCTGACAGGCCAAACGGACCGAGTGGATGCTCAGTCTCGTCAGTCGAGATTCCAGGACGTGTTCCTTGGGGCGAGCGAGAATGAGTTGACGGACGGCGTTGATCTTCTGTCAGTCACCACCACGATGGAAGCCGGGGTCGATATCGGAGCACTATCCGCCGTCGTCCTGGGAAACATGCCTCCTACGCGGTTCAATTACCAGCAGCGAGTCGGGCGAGCTGGCCGTCGCAATTCACCGGTCGCGATTGCGCTCACCGTATGCCGAGGCCGGAGCCACGATGAGTACTATTTCGAACGGCCAGATCGGATCACGAACGAACCGACGCCCAAGCCTTACCTCGCTCTCAACCGCAGAGAGATCTTCGCTCGATCGCTTCGGAGCGAGGTCCTCCGCCAAGCCTTTGCTGAAGTGATCTCTACAGACGCAGGAGACGACCCTAGTTCGAACGTCCACGGCGCCTTTGGAAAGACCGCGTTTTGGCAGTCGCATCTCAGGCCGCGCCTAAACACGTGGCTACGCGAGAATGGCGAAGCCGTCTCCGCCACAGCTCGGTCTCTGGCGAGTGGGACGTCTTTCGAAGGAAGTATCGACGACGAGGTGAGGTCATTGTCGAAGTCGCTCGTGAGCGAAATCGACGAGGTGGTGGCGTCAAACAGGCACGAAGATCTCAGCCAACTGCTCGCCGAAAAGGGACTCCTGCCCATGTTCGGGTTCCCGACATCAGTGCGCTACCTCTACTTGAAGCGACCGAGCAGGTCCTACCCTTGGCCGCCGCGGGACGTTATCGACCGCGACTTGAGCATGGCGGTAAGCCAGTTCGCTCCTATGAGTGAAGTTGTCCGTGATGGTCGGGTTTATCCGGTTGTCGGGATCACATCGTTCAGCCCCGGAGGCTCCCAACCTCAGCCGCATCCGCAGCCCCTTGGCACTGAAACGTTGCTTGCGGTTTGCCGTTCGTGCTCGTATCTCGGCGATCGCGGCGGAACTGCGTTTTCGACCGAAACATGCCCTAGGTGCGGCGCCGGGCCAAGCTTCTATTCGACCGTCCCTCTGCGGGAGCCGCTCGGGTTCAGGAGTGCCCCGGGCGCGGATTTCGAGGGGAGCTTCTCGTGGAGTCCTCGCGCTATGGCGGCGCGGGCAATGACCGACATGAATGTTCTCCACCTCGAGGAATCGAAAGGCGCCCGGATCTACTCTGGGCCGGGCTCACGTTACGTTATCAACGACAACGGTGGACGACTGTTCTCGCTTCAGGCCTCAGCGAGGAGTGCTCCGGAGTGGGGCGGGTTCGTGTCGACTCGGGCCATCGAGGCTGGAATCGTTTCGAGATCTGCTGTCGGCGATGACGATCCAATCGACGTCGCCCTCGGAGCGGTGCAGCACACGGACTTTCTTTTTGCGACTTCTGCTGCTCCGACTGATAGTGCCGCTGGGCTTCGGCTCAATCTGGTGGCTGGCAAGCGGCAACCTTATGGCGCCGTCGACGCCACAGAAAGCCGCCGGGCCGCATGGTATTCACTGGCATTTCTCCTACGGACGGTAGCTTCGGCGGCGCTTGACATTCAGCCTCTGGAGCTCAGTGCAGGTATCTATTCGGGGCTGGTTGATGGTTCCCCATCGACCTTTGCATTCTTAGCTGACACGCTTGAGAATGGCGCGGGATTCAGCACACATCTAGGATCACCAGAATTCCTGCCGACATTCCTAGACTCCGTTCGCCGCTACCTCCGTGATCTCGAAGACCCATCTCACGCGGACCATTGCAATAGTTCGTGCTACCGCTGCTTGCGTGACTACGGAAATATGGCGTACCACGCGCTTCTTGACTGGCGGCTGGCGCGAGACTTGTTTGGTCTTCTAGAGGGAGAACCGCTCACAATTCGAGAGGACTTCGACCGGACGGCTATCGAGCGGTGGGCCAGCGCATATGGCGCTACCCCGATCGCATCCGCCGTACCGGCGGCGCTTTACGGTCACCCTAGTCAAGGTACGTTCGTTGTCATTGTCCGTCACGCTTTCGAGGCCGCTGAGGAGACCTTAATTGCTCCTCGGCTCGCAGAGGCGATGGCCGAGGTCGAAGGCAGCGAAGCGGGTCTATCCGGAATCGTCTTCGTCGACGCGTTCACGCTCGATCGTGACCCGCGCCGCGTTCTCGGGCTCATCGCGGATTCTGCGGGGTAA
- a CDS encoding AAA family ATPase codes for MDEVAAIGQALEPNHSLDDGQLAGAAAIGGTSRNVVISGPAGTGKTTMLKVAGAALRGRGHKMIIVAPTKKASAIAGRETMSSSASLHQLLHEFGWRWATAESGATVWRRLSIGDVDSTPGGVYRGPRTRINPGDRIVVDEAGMLDLEAATALLDVAHDNGAGVALVGDQRQALPVGHSGAMALFWHRSSRRVELTTTHRFNDQLWADLMLRLRHPDGDDERREVAEDLVRTDHVVMTDNDVAAREAMVEGWFDATRLHETIALVTATHAEAQEINEAIQRRRIEYGAIRPGQAFSGQSGQPIFVGDVVQTRRNDSAADVQNRQNWIVKAIGDDHVILTASTNTTDLRKVSLAYAREHIHLAYATTVYGVQGETTDRSLVGPGVDAAGLYVGLTRGKTDNAAVLVAPTETSAKYQLVEMMQRQTLEETMDKSRDAAQTELRRAAHSPTGPIIPAGGAQRTSVGLK; via the coding sequence ATGGATGAGGTCGCTGCGATCGGTCAGGCGCTGGAGCCCAATCACTCGCTGGATGACGGACAACTCGCTGGTGCAGCCGCGATCGGTGGCACATCGCGCAACGTCGTCATCTCCGGTCCAGCCGGCACCGGAAAGACCACAATGCTCAAAGTCGCGGGCGCTGCCCTGCGCGGACGCGGCCACAAGATGATCATCGTCGCGCCAACCAAGAAGGCCTCCGCTATAGCGGGACGCGAGACGATGAGTTCATCGGCGTCCCTCCACCAACTTCTTCACGAGTTCGGATGGCGCTGGGCGACTGCCGAGTCTGGCGCAACGGTGTGGCGGCGGCTCTCCATCGGCGACGTGGATTCGACGCCAGGCGGCGTCTATCGCGGACCTCGAACCCGCATCAATCCTGGTGATCGCATAGTCGTCGATGAGGCCGGCATGTTGGACCTCGAGGCCGCGACCGCGCTTCTTGACGTCGCGCATGACAATGGCGCGGGAGTCGCTCTCGTCGGGGATCAGCGACAGGCGTTGCCGGTCGGACACTCGGGCGCCATGGCGCTGTTCTGGCATCGGTCATCGCGGCGCGTCGAGCTCACAACTACCCACCGCTTCAACGACCAACTCTGGGCCGATCTCATGCTGCGACTCCGCCACCCAGACGGCGACGACGAGAGGCGCGAGGTCGCCGAGGACCTCGTGCGAACAGATCATGTCGTAATGACGGATAACGACGTCGCCGCACGCGAGGCGATGGTCGAAGGATGGTTCGACGCCACCCGCCTTCACGAGACGATCGCGTTAGTCACCGCGACACACGCCGAAGCGCAGGAGATCAACGAAGCGATCCAACGTCGACGGATCGAATACGGGGCGATCCGCCCTGGCCAAGCCTTTTCCGGGCAATCTGGACAGCCGATTTTCGTCGGTGACGTTGTCCAGACCCGGCGCAACGACAGTGCCGCTGACGTGCAGAACCGCCAGAACTGGATCGTAAAAGCGATCGGCGACGACCATGTGATCCTCACAGCGAGCACCAACACGACCGACCTGCGGAAAGTCAGCCTCGCTTACGCCCGAGAGCATATTCACCTCGCCTACGCCACGACCGTCTACGGAGTCCAAGGTGAAACGACCGACCGGTCGCTCGTGGGACCCGGAGTCGATGCAGCTGGTCTGTACGTCGGCCTCACCCGCGGCAAAACAGACAACGCAGCGGTGCTAGTTGCTCCGACCGAGACCTCCGCAAAGTATCAGCTGGTCGAGATGATGCAACGCCAAACGCTGGAAGAGACCATGGACAAGTCGCGAGACGCAGCGCAGACCGAACTCAGGCGGGCTGCCCATTCGCCCACCGGTCCGATCATCCCAGCGGGCGGCGCCCAACGCACCTCGGTTGGACTCAAGTGA
- a CDS encoding tyrosine-type recombinase/integrase yields the protein MGSIDAYESAKGRRYRVRWRDPEHQQREKRGFRTKREAELYNATVEVAMMKGTYFEASQSKITVGELAEEWLANKEQALKPSSFSPIRIAWRVYVEPRWAATPIGAIRPSAVEKWIRELSQGNAVTVRVREGNAGKPRSAGVVLRAVGILAGILDVAVRDGRIPANAARGVSNLPRKAIKKRRRYLTNEEVFRFARAVPDDKRSVLVLTLAYTGIRWGEAIALTVNDIDLVRCRLAIHQTATEVDGLIHVGPPKSWEARSAPFPAFLAPRLEALIDGKKGGDLVFPARAGGYLARPDTAWNRQSWWLTALRNAGLVHMTPHDLKHTAASLAVSAGANVKALQRMLGHKSAAMTLDTYADLFEDDLGSVAERLNDRVLAESNGALWGT from the coding sequence GTGGGAAGCATCGACGCGTACGAGTCGGCGAAAGGCCGCCGCTACCGCGTGCGTTGGCGCGACCCTGAGCATCAGCAGCGCGAGAAGCGCGGGTTCCGTACCAAGCGCGAAGCGGAGCTTTACAACGCAACGGTCGAAGTGGCGATGATGAAGGGGACCTACTTCGAGGCGTCTCAATCCAAGATCACTGTCGGTGAGCTCGCCGAAGAATGGCTCGCCAACAAGGAGCAAGCCCTCAAGCCTTCAAGCTTCTCCCCAATCCGCATCGCCTGGCGCGTCTACGTCGAGCCCCGCTGGGCAGCGACTCCGATCGGCGCGATCCGGCCATCTGCAGTCGAGAAGTGGATCCGGGAGCTGAGCCAGGGCAACGCCGTAACGGTGCGGGTCCGCGAAGGCAACGCCGGCAAGCCACGCTCGGCCGGCGTGGTCCTCCGCGCCGTCGGGATACTCGCTGGGATCCTTGACGTTGCAGTGCGCGATGGGAGGATTCCCGCGAACGCGGCACGTGGCGTAAGCAACCTCCCGCGCAAGGCGATCAAAAAGCGTCGCCGGTATCTGACCAACGAGGAGGTCTTTCGCTTCGCGCGAGCTGTACCTGATGACAAGCGCAGCGTCCTCGTACTGACTTTGGCCTACACCGGCATCCGGTGGGGTGAAGCCATCGCCCTCACGGTCAACGACATCGACCTTGTGCGTTGCCGTCTGGCCATCCATCAGACCGCCACTGAAGTGGACGGGCTGATCCACGTCGGACCACCGAAGAGCTGGGAGGCTCGCTCGGCACCCTTCCCTGCGTTCCTCGCCCCTCGCCTCGAGGCGCTCATCGATGGGAAGAAGGGCGGCGACCTCGTGTTCCCCGCCCGCGCTGGAGGCTACCTCGCGCGACCAGACACTGCCTGGAACCGGCAATCCTGGTGGCTCACCGCGCTGCGCAATGCCGGACTAGTGCACATGACGCCGCACGACCTCAAACACACCGCTGCGAGTCTGGCTGTCAGTGCCGGCGCCAACGTCAAGGCGCTTCAGCGCATGCTCGGGCACAAGTCCGCGGCGATGACACTCGACACTTACGCGGATTTATTCGAAGACGATCTCGGCTCGGTTGCAGAGCGGCTTAACGATCGCGTCCTCGCCGAAAGCAACGGAGCGCTCTGGGGGACCTGA
- a CDS encoding HNH endonuclease signature motif containing protein, which translates to MTDPRPLPLPDSEELDALGVTGDHRTIYNFLYERRELPPTMKEIRKHVRERKASLGDSIDPEGDGEAAQLDRRKRDLHKKFDIRVVKLGDGQSRHKLFGWADRTNPNAHVINRRVRFEVLQSGRCNKCGRTAEHDGVKLVVDHVIPQAWNGSNDISNLQPLCEDCNSGKKDYYGQFDRFAEEIRDAINYDEPHRRIAMLLLAFQGEWVPSELLAAVASAKQYQEDWQKRMRELRYFGWDIKSKREGTRGERVRVFYRAASTTSLPSTSLAEITRRIEGERASAKKASRTS; encoded by the coding sequence GTGACCGACCCGCGCCCGCTTCCCCTCCCCGACAGCGAAGAACTCGACGCGCTCGGGGTTACGGGGGACCATCGAACGATCTACAACTTCCTGTACGAACGGCGCGAGCTGCCGCCGACAATGAAGGAAATTCGCAAGCACGTGCGCGAGCGCAAAGCCAGTCTTGGCGATTCCATCGACCCTGAGGGAGACGGCGAGGCAGCGCAGCTCGATCGGCGAAAGCGCGACCTGCACAAGAAGTTCGACATTCGCGTGGTCAAGCTGGGTGATGGCCAGTCGCGGCACAAACTGTTCGGGTGGGCAGACCGAACCAATCCGAACGCGCACGTCATAAATAGGCGCGTTCGGTTTGAAGTGTTGCAGTCGGGGCGATGTAACAAATGCGGCAGGACGGCTGAGCACGATGGAGTAAAACTCGTTGTTGATCATGTGATTCCACAAGCGTGGAACGGGTCCAATGACATCTCGAACCTCCAGCCCTTATGCGAAGACTGCAACAGCGGCAAGAAGGACTATTACGGGCAATTTGACCGTTTCGCCGAGGAGATTCGCGACGCAATCAACTACGACGAGCCTCATAGGCGGATCGCGATGCTTCTTCTCGCGTTCCAGGGCGAATGGGTACCGTCGGAGCTACTGGCCGCTGTGGCTTCGGCTAAGCAGTACCAGGAAGACTGGCAGAAACGTATGCGGGAACTTCGGTACTTTGGATGGGACATCAAGTCAAAGCGAGAGGGTACTCGTGGTGAGCGTGTTCGAGTCTTCTACCGAGCCGCCAGCACCACATCACTTCCGAGCACGAGCCTTGCCGAGATAACGCGACGCATCGAAGGTGAGCGAGCTTCAGCGAAGAAGGCCTCACGCACCAGCTGA
- a CDS encoding DCL family protein: protein MVAKPVKTSTLEWPTRQAAEADCLRILRGGRYQPGDIVADPSDVAIISAILSIHPHARDKVGAGVDHFSVRTIAGVPGTEVSEATIGFWLTRVDGSEVDFSYVEAIYPSDQKRRVTSALRAEVDDLRLSYRQARFEEAVVASDRSGAPFTERSAAAVIYENPSFSQLAFRFAESEGGWDDIEVLSGESKAFVGDRLASPNVRARWRRFYSRYARPKLVTKSESSKRSRVDESAWLPD, encoded by the coding sequence ATGGTTGCTAAGCCCGTGAAGACGTCGACGCTCGAATGGCCCACCCGGCAAGCTGCTGAGGCCGACTGTCTGCGGATACTGCGCGGCGGCCGCTATCAGCCCGGCGACATAGTGGCCGATCCAAGCGACGTCGCCATCATCAGCGCCATTCTTTCGATCCATCCCCACGCTCGCGACAAGGTAGGGGCGGGTGTGGACCATTTCTCGGTGCGCACCATCGCCGGCGTCCCAGGTACCGAGGTATCTGAGGCGACGATTGGATTCTGGCTGACGCGGGTGGACGGGTCGGAAGTCGACTTCAGCTATGTCGAAGCCATATACCCCTCCGATCAGAAGCGACGGGTGACGTCGGCGCTTCGCGCAGAAGTAGACGACCTCCGCTTGTCGTATCGCCAGGCACGGTTTGAGGAAGCAGTAGTGGCGAGCGACCGCTCCGGGGCCCCATTCACAGAGCGCTCGGCGGCGGCGGTCATTTACGAGAATCCCTCCTTCTCGCAATTGGCATTTCGGTTTGCGGAGTCGGAAGGGGGATGGGACGACATCGAGGTGTTGTCGGGCGAGAGCAAAGCCTTCGTGGGAGACAGGCTCGCAAGCCCGAACGTTCGAGCGCGCTGGCGTCGCTTTTACTCCCGGTACGCGCGGCCGAAGCTGGTGACGAAGAGCGAGAGTTCGAAGCGTTCTCGGGTCGACGAGTCCGCCTGGCTCCCGGATTAG
- a CDS encoding DUF1837 domain-containing protein: MNADDFLPRLESLVRGDGTRFTHFIPRFEDVAVVDGTTTTVSTHFLAHDANGAPAVTLLAEAMAAAAIDFCIPRDRIQAAAAEQARTGSATAFAELASQTRELFVRANTTGEGGELLLFLLMEQLLGLPQILSKMSLKTNSQMHVHGSDGIHAALAGDGILDVYWGESKLYSNSSEAFRDCFESIAPFLATDGDEARKRDLLLVRDHLNVDEVELAARLLEYFDPSDPKRLNVRWNGVCLVGFDRSSYPNVPLLKDEELATLRAAVTRWQNTVKSRVEQHSLQAVRVDLYCLPVPSVEDLRGQVLKALGVKND, translated from the coding sequence TTGAACGCAGACGATTTCCTCCCGCGGCTCGAGTCGCTGGTCCGCGGAGACGGAACGCGGTTTACGCATTTCATTCCCCGCTTTGAAGACGTCGCGGTGGTCGATGGGACGACAACGACAGTAAGCACACACTTTCTTGCGCACGACGCCAACGGCGCGCCCGCTGTGACACTTCTCGCCGAGGCGATGGCAGCAGCTGCAATCGACTTCTGTATCCCTCGCGATCGCATTCAGGCTGCAGCGGCTGAGCAGGCACGTACAGGTTCGGCAACAGCGTTTGCAGAACTCGCAAGCCAAACCCGCGAACTATTCGTGCGTGCTAACACAACCGGCGAGGGTGGTGAGCTCTTGTTGTTCCTACTTATGGAACAGCTGCTGGGCCTGCCACAGATCCTTTCCAAGATGTCGCTCAAGACCAATTCCCAGATGCACGTCCACGGCTCAGACGGCATACACGCCGCATTGGCTGGAGATGGCATCCTCGATGTTTATTGGGGCGAATCCAAACTCTACTCAAACAGTAGTGAAGCCTTTCGCGACTGTTTCGAAAGCATCGCCCCCTTCCTGGCGACCGATGGTGACGAGGCCAGAAAGCGGGACCTGCTGCTGGTACGAGACCACCTGAATGTTGACGAAGTAGAGCTGGCAGCTCGCCTGCTGGAGTATTTCGACCCCTCGGATCCGAAGCGTTTGAACGTTCGCTGGAATGGAGTGTGTCTGGTTGGCTTCGACCGCTCGAGCTATCCCAACGTTCCACTACTGAAGGATGAGGAGCTCGCCACGTTGAGAGCCGCAGTCACTCGATGGCAGAACACGGTCAAGTCGCGTGTTGAGCAGCACAGCCTGCAGGCCGTTCGCGTCGACCTGTACTGCCTGCCCGTACCCAGCGTCGAGGATCTGCGAGGGCAAGTGCTTAAGGCGTTAGGGGTTAAGAATGACTAG